In the Euphorbia lathyris chromosome 5, ddEupLath1.1, whole genome shotgun sequence genome, one interval contains:
- the LOC136230512 gene encoding E3 ubiquitin-protein ligase RHA2B-like, with protein sequence MAALSELLSRLYTITIVFFCLLVLEAVILFRSVIGNIKNSDKRLISTSQYLQLIEEKNPAIPYNDKLRLQSVTECAVCLSEFEDGESVRKLKCKHTFHKDCLDKWLQECLATCPLCRTKVLPDEIVSGFHRHQNPVEYDGSDEEMIFLLSALHGNGLQRIF encoded by the coding sequence ATGGCCGCTCTATCTGAATTACTTTCTCGCCTCTACACAATCACCATAGTCTTCTTCTGTCTTCTAGTCCTCGAAGCTGTAATCCTCTTCAGATCGGTGATCGGCAACATCAAAAATTCCGATAAACGCCTAATCAGCACATCTCAGTATCTACAACTAATCGAAGAGAAAAATCCGGCAATTCCATACAACGATAAGCTCAGGCTTCAATCGGTAACCGAATGCGCAGTCTGCTTATCGGAATTTGAGGATGGAGAAAGCGTTAGGAAATTGAAATGCAAGCATACATTTCACAAGGATTGCCTAGATAAATGGCTTCAAGAGTGCCTCGCAACTTGCCCTCTTTGCAGAACTAAGGTCTTGCCGGATGAAATCGTCTCCGGCTTTCATCGCCACCAAAATCCGGTCGAGTATGACGGAAGCGATGAAGAGATGATTTTCTTACTTTCTGCCTTGCACGGTAATGGTTTACAGagaattttttaa